One Algoriphagus sp. Y33 genomic window, TTTTTTCTTCTCCTCAAATATCTCCTCTATAGTTCCGGTAAATCCACTGAAAGGACCGTCCATTACTTTGACAGTCTCTCCGACTATAAATGGTGTATCCAGTTTCTCTGCGAACTCGTCAATCTCTTCCACCTTACCTAAGATACGGTTGATTTCTGACTGACGAAGTGGCTCAGGGGTTTTGGAAGCCCCGCCTGAGTTAGATCCTAAGAAACCGATTACTCCCGGAATACTTGTAATTACGTGATTGGCCTCACCATTGGAGAGATCTGCATTAACTAAAACATATCCGGGAAAGAAGTTTCTCTCTCGGACACGCTTTTTACCGTTACGCATCTCATATACTTTCTCGGAGGGTATTAAGACTTCAGGAATAAAATCCCCAATATCCTGTCTGGTAATTTCATTATCCAAATAGGTCTTAGTTTTTTTCTCCTGTCCCGCTACTACTCTGAGTACGTACCATTTATGTTCAGCCATTCTGTAATGTCAATTCAATTAGAATAAATCATAAAACCATGTCATGATGTTTTCAAATCCCAGATCCACCACCCCTATAAATAGGGCAAAGATCAAGGAAGCGACCAACACCAATACTGCACTGTTTTGAAGAAAAGAGAATTTTGGCCAAGTGACCTTATTCTTCATTTCATCATATGATTCCAGGACAAAGTTTTTTAGATTCATAGTGTACTTAACTTACTGGCACGGGCAGAGAGATTCGAACTCCCATCAACGGTTTTGGAGACCGCTATTCTGCCGTTGAACTATGCCCGTGTAAATGAACGTCCCGCTAAAGGGAACGCAAAATTAGGTATTGATTACTAAAGAAACAAATGCGATCCCAAAATAATTTGAGATCGCATTGTATTAATAGTCAATCAGTGATTGATGATTAGTCAAGAATTTCTGTAACCTGACCGGCTCCTACTGTTCTACCACCTTCACGGATAGCAAAACGAAGACCTTTCTCAAGAGCGACTGCATTAAGCAATGTAACTTCGATAGTCACGTTATCACCAGGCATTACCATCTCAACGTTCTCAGGAAGTTTAATCTCACCTGTCACGTCTGTAGTTCTAAGGTAGAACTGTGGACGGTATTTGTTGAAGAATGGTGTGTGACGTCCACCTTCTTCTTTTGAAAGAACGTAAACTTCAGCGTTGAAGTGAGAGTGAGGCTTCACAGATCCTGGCTTACAGATAATCATACCACGCTTGATTTGTGATTTTTCAATACCTCTTAGCAATAGACCCACGTTATCACCAGCTTCACCTCTGTCAAGGATCTTACGGAACATCTCAACACCGGTAACAGTAGATTTAAGGCCTTCAGCACCCATACCGATGATGTCAACTGCTTCTCCGGA contains:
- the nusG gene encoding transcription termination/antitermination protein NusG, producing the protein MAEHKWYVLRVVAGQEKKTKTYLDNEITRQDIGDFIPEVLIPSEKVYEMRNGKKRVRERNFFPGYVLVNADLSNGEANHVITSIPGVIGFLGSNSGGASKTPEPLRQSEINRILGKVEEIDEFAEKLDTPFIVGETVKVMDGPFSGFTGTIEEIFEEKKKLNVMVKIFGRNTPVELNFIQVEKQD
- the secE gene encoding preprotein translocase subunit SecE; protein product: MNLKNFVLESYDEMKNKVTWPKFSFLQNSAVLVLVASLIFALFIGVVDLGFENIMTWFYDLF